A window of Azospirillaceae bacterium genomic DNA:
CTGGGCGGGGCGGTGGACGAGGTGCTGATGCGCATCGCCGACGCCGTGCAGACGGTGCCGGGCTTCGTCCTGGCGCTGGCCATCGTCAGCGTCGCCGGGCCGACCCGGCCGGCGATCCTCGTGGCCCTGGCCGCCGGCGCCTGGACCGGCCCGGCACGGGTGGTGCGGGCGGAGGTCCTGTCGCTGCGGGAGCGGCCGTTCGTCGAGGCCTCGCGCCTGTGCGGCCGGCATCCCCTGGCGATCGCCTTCGATACGGTGTTGCCCAATGCGCTCGCACCGCTGGTGGCGTTGGCGCCGATCATCGTGGCGGGTGCGGTGCTGGCGGAGGCCGCGCTGTCGTTCCTGGGGCTGGGGGACCCGAACACGGCAAGCTGGGGCGCCATGATCGCCGAAGGCCGCGCCGTGCTCGCAACCGCCCCCCACGTGATCATGGCGCCGGGCCTGGCGGTCGCCGTGACGGTGCTCGCCGTGAGCCTGGTGGGCGAAGGGGTGGCGAAGGCGCTGGCGCCGCGGTGAGCCCGGAGCGGGGCCGTCAGGACACCGCGAATTCCAGCACCACGCCGGTCGCCTCGGCCGGCGGCACGACCAGACGCGTCCCCTGGACATCCCGCGTCGGCACGCCCCGGCTCCGCAGGGTTTCCGCCGTTGCGCCCAGATCCGCGACCAGGACGGTCATGACGACGGGCACGGGCAGGGCGGCCGGCAGGGCGATGGCCGGATAACGCTTTGCGAACCGCTCGGGCGCCAGGAAGCGCAGGGTGTGCGGGCCGACCCGCACGTCCAGCCGCCCCCGGCCCTGGAACACGGCATTCTGCCCGAACCGGGCGGCATAGCCCTCGGTCAGCCGGGCCGGATCCTCGACCACCACGGTCACCCCCTCCAATCCACGTGCGCCGTTGGCGTGCTCGAGCCAATCCGACCGGCGCAGCAGTTCCGGCGTCAGGTGCTGCGTGGTGAAGGCGGGCAGGGCGGGGAAGGTGCCCGGCCCCGTCGGGTGGAGCAGGCGGAAGCGTGGGGTGACGTCGCCGTCCGGCAGCTCCAGGATCCGGGCGAGGTCCTTGGGCGGCTCGACCAGCCCCGGGCCCAGTTCGGTGAACGCGGCATCGACGTCGCCGGCGAACGCCAAGCCCAGCAGACCTTCGCCCCGCGTGGCGAGTGTGGTGTCCAGCCCGTTCACGAACTGCGACGCGTCCACGATTCCCAGGAGTTCGATGTAGTCGTCCGGGAACATGATGCAGTGGTTCGCGGTGCCCCAGCCGATGTGCCGGCCCCGCGGCGTGCATGTGAAGCCCAGCCGCGCCCAGGTCGCCCGCGCGGCCTCCAGGTCGGCGGCGGCGATCAGGGTGTGGTCGATCCCGGCAATGGCGGACATGGGTGCTCCGGTGTTGACGGTCCTTCGAAACCCGGTGCCGGCCGGCTCAGAACGACGAGTTCGGGCCCTTCAGGAACTCCAGCTCCTCGGGCGTGCTTTCGCGGCCCAGCACGACGTTCCGGTGCGGGAAGCGCCCGAAACGGGCGATGATGTCCCGGTGCTGGCGCCCGTACCGGATGTATTCGGGGTCGGGCGTCCGTTCCTCGAACAGGCGGACGCAGGTCTCCTGGTCGTCGAGATCCTCGCTGTGTTCCAGCGGCAGGTAGAAGAAGAGGCGGCGGTCGATGTCGGGGAATTCCCAGTCGAAGCCGCGGTCCAGCACGTGCCACGTCAGGTCCCGTGCGGCCTCGTCGGTGGCGTAGGCCCGCGGTGAGCCGCGGAAGATGTTGCGCGGGACCTGGTCCAGCAGGATCACCAGGGCCAGGCAGCCTTCGGCCGTTTCCTTCCAGGCGTCCAGTTCGCCGGCCGCCGCCGCCTCGTGCAGGGACTGGAACCGGCGGCGCACTTCGGCGTCGAACGCGTCCGACTTGGCAAACCACATCGGCTTCGCCGCGTCGCTGAACCAGAAGTCGAGGACGGACTGCGGGTCGGACATGAAAGGCCTCCAAAGGACCGGTTGTCGGCGTCGGCACGGTGTGCCGGGCCCAACGGGAGATAAGGGGCACTACCCCATTGGGTCTACCGGAATCCACTCGACATGCCGTGCGCATCGGGTGGAGCATGGTTACGGAACGATGAACACGGCCCGCGTCCGGGCGGCCGCAGCATCGACCGTCCCGGTCCGCGGAGCCGCGAAACGGCAACGACTGGGAGACGCTGCGCCATGCCGAATACCGCAGGGACAGGGACCGGAACCAACGCCGGCAATGGAACCAGGGGGCCACGGGTCGCTGCGCTCGTCGGCCCCTATGGCAGCGGCAAGACCGCCTTGCTGGAGGCCATGCTGGCCGCCTGCGGGGCGGTGAAGCAGAAGGGGCGTGCGCTGGACGGCAACCGCGTCGGCGACAGCTCGCCCGAGGCCAAGGCCCGGCAGATGACCACCGAGGTCGTCACCGCCGAGTGCGCGTTCCTGGGCGACCGTTGGACCTTTCTGGACTGCCCCGGTTCGGTGGAACTGCTGCTGGACACCCAGTCCGCGCTGATGTGCGCGGACATGGCGGTGGTGGTCGTGGACCCGGTCCCCGACCGCGCGCTGATGCTTCGTCCGCTGCTGAAATTCCTCGCGGACAACGGCGTTCCCCACATGCTGTTCATCAACAAGGTCGATACGCTGGACGGGACCGGCGTCCGCCTGCGCGAGGTGATGCAGGTGCTCCAGTCGGTCTCGCGGCGGCCGCTGGTCCTTCGACAGATCCCGATCCGCGAGGGCGATGCGATCCGCGGTTATGTGGACCTGATCAGCGAACGCGCATACCGCTACAAGCCGGGCCAGCCATCCGACCTGATCCCCATGCCCGAGGACGCGCGCGAGCGGGAGAGCGAGGCGCGGCAGGCGCTGCTCGAAACGCTGGCCGATTTCGACGACGGGCTGATGGCGCAACTCCTGGAGGATTCGGTCCCGGACAAGACGGAGTTGTACCGGCATCTGGCCGAGGACATCCGTAAGGACCGGATCGTGCCGGTCCTGATCGGATCCGCCGAGCGCGACCACGGCATCCAACGGCTTTGGAAGGCATTGCGCCATGACGCACCCGGCGCGGCCGAAACCGCGGCGCGCATGGCGCTCGATCTGGACGGCACCCAGACGGCGGTGCAGGTGTTCCGCACCGTTCATGCCCCCCATACCGGCAAAATGAGCATCGCCCGGGTCTGGAAAGGGATGGTTACGGACGGCATGACGCTGGCGGGGCAACGCGTGTCCGGCCTGTGGCGCGTGCACGGTCATGAGACCGCCAAAGTCCCCCGGGCCGAGACCGGCGAGGTGGTGGCGCTTGGCCGCATGGAGGAACTCAAGACCGGCATGGTCGCGACGGACAAGGCCATGATGCCGCCGGTTGCATGGCCGGTCCCGCCCCAGCCGGTGTTCCACCTGGCCGTGCGCGCCGAAAACCGCAACGACGAGGTGAAGCTGTCGGGCGCCCTGCAGAAGCTGGCCGAGGAGGATCCCGCATTTGCGGCATCCTTCCAGCCCGACACCGGTGAACTGCTTCTGTCCGGCCAGGGCGACATCCACCTCCAGTTGGCGGTGGAGCGGTTGCGGTCGCGGCACAATCTGGCGGTCAAGGGGGTGCCGCCGCGTGTGCCCTACAAGGAAACGATCCGGAAGGGGGTCAGCCATCACGCGCGCTTCAAGCGCCAGACCGGCGGGCATGGGCAGTTCGCCGATGTGACCATCGAGGTCCGGCCGCTCCCGCGGGGCAGCGGCTTTCAGTTCAACGACCGGATCGTCGGTGGCGTGGTCCCGCGGCAGTTCATCCCGGCCGTGGAGGCCGGCGTCCGCGAGGCCCTGGTCCAGGGGCCCCTGGGCTTTCCGGTGGTCGATGTGGCGGTGACGCTGGTCAACGGCCAGTTCCATGCGGTGGACAGTTCCGAGCAGGCGTTCAAGACGGCCGGCCGCATGGCCATGTCGGAAGCCTTGCCCAAATGCGAGCCGGTGCTTTTGGAACCGATCCTCGAGGTCGCGATCCAGGTGCCGACCGAGCACACCGCCAAAGTGCAGCGGCTGGTGAGCGGCCGGCGCGGCCAGATCCTGGGCTTCGACGGCCGCCCCGGCTGGGATGGCTGGGATGAGGTGCGTGCCCACATCCCGCAATCCGAGGTGCAGGATTTGATCGTGGAGCTGCGCTCGCTGACCCAGGGCGTGGGCACATTCTCCACCCGCTTCGACCACTTGGCGGAACTGGTCGGCCGTTTGGCGGACAAGGTGGTCGGACAACGCCAGGCCATTCCGGCCTGAGCCGGTGAACCGCGATTAGGGCGAGGCCGCGCATCCCGTCAGGATGCGCGGCCTCGCCTGTGCGTGCGTCTTCCACATGTGCTTTTCCCCGCAAGCCACGGATAGCTGTCGCGGGTACTCCGCTTTTGCCGCATCCGCGGGTGTTCCGTGTGCGTATAAAGCGATTCACATGAAATAAATGGGCGCAACTGATAATAATCAAGCTATCGACCTTGTGTATATAATTCTGTATTTTGGGGATTTATTTGTTCACGATTGCGTGAGCTCAAAATATATGTCGAGCCATTTCCTGGGATTGGCTGTCTGTCGTTCGCGAGCGTCCGTCGGGTGCTCGTGTTGTTCCAGGAGGAAATGATCATGAACGAGCATGACCACGGTTCGGGCGGGAATCGCCCGTCGGGTGGGCAGACCGGCTCGGGGGCCGGCTCGGGGGCCGCACCGGCCCAGGGTGCCGGTAACGGCATGAACCAGGCCCAAGGCTCGGGTGGATCGGATCCGACGCTGGGCGTGGCGGCCAACAACCAGGCCCGGTTGAACGGCACGAGCGGCATGGACACCCTTATCGGCGGTGTGGACACCGAGACCATCCGTGCGGGCAGCGGCGACGACATCGTGCGTGCGGCCGACAAGCCGGCGCCGGTGTATGTGGCCGAAGTCGAAGCGCTGAACGATTCGGGTGTGGAAGGCTACGTCACGGCAAGCATCCACCATGGCGTGCTGACCACGACGGTCTCGCTGTCGGGCCTTGAGCCCAACCAGCCCCATGTCCAGCACATCCACGGGCGCGTCGGCGAGAACGGCGAGCCGCTGAACAGCACCGTTCCGACCGAAGCCCAGGACGCGGACGACGATGGTTTCGTCGAGTTGGCCGAGGGGCTGCCGAACTACGGTCCCATTCTGCTCAACCTCACCTCCGACCCGGCCGCCGGGCTGGCCGGCTTCCCGACGGCGCCCGACGGGACCGTGACCTTCGTCCAGACCTATGACCTGAGCGAGACGGAGGCCTTCGCCGAGGGCTTCGACGCCACCGACCTGACACCGCTGGACCTGCGCGAATTCGTGGTGCACGGCCTGACGGTGAAGGGGGGCGTGGGTGCCGGCACGCCCGGCGAGGTGGATGGCAGTGCCGGGTTCAAGGCTGTGCTGCCGGTCGGGTCCGGCGAATTCGAATTGGCACCTGGGTTCGGCGGCACAACGGAACTGTTCGGCGAGGATGGCGATGACGCTCTGATCGGCGGCTCGGGCGACGACGTCATGAACGGCGGCCGGGGCAACGATACCTTCGTCGCCGGCGACGGCATGGACCGGATCGTGCAATTCGACCTGCGCGACAGTGCCGAGGAGCTTGCCGGGAACGCCGGCGCCGATTGGGACACCCTGTCTTTCGACGGGATGGAACTCAGCTCGGTGCAGGAATTCGCCGACAACTTCGGCGGCGAGGGGTTCGAGGGTGACCTCCGCTTCGACGAGGCAACCCGGACCGTCGAAGTGACGGATACCGAAGGCGACACGCTGTCCCTCGAAATCAACAACGTGGAGAGCTTCAACGCGTTGAGGACCGCCCTGGGCGACAGCGAAATGATGTGAGTGCCCGCACGCGCCCCGGCCCGGCACCGTCCGGACCGGGGCGCGTCCGTTTGCAGCAACCCGGGCCCGTGCCTGATCCCCGCCTCGCGTGTTTACCGGTCGTTCCCGAAAAATGGAGGCATTCGATGGGCTTTCAAAGCGCCACGCAAAAATCCGCCGAGACGCTTCAGGTTGCGACCGGCATCGACGAGGAGAGCCGCAAGGCGTTGGCCGACGGGCTCGCTCGTGTCCTGGCCGACACCTACACGCTCTTGGGTAAGACCCATGGCTTCCACTGGAACGTGACCGGGCCGATGTTCCATAGCCTGCACGAGATGTTCCAGGAACAGTACGAAGACCTGGCTCAGGCGGTTGATGAAATCGCCGAGCGCATTCGTGCGCTGGGATTCCATGCCCCCGGCAGCCTGTCGCAGTTCCTCAAGCTCACCTCGATCCAGGATGAGCTCGGCGTGCCGACGCCCATGCAGATGCTGGAGCAATTGGTGCACGACAACGAAACCGTGAGCCGCGCCTGCCGCGAGGTCGTGTCGCTGTGCCACAAGTCCGAGGACACGGTCACCGAGGATCTGATGAACGGCCGCATGCGCTACCACGAGAAGGCGGCCTGGATGCTGCGGGCCTCAATGGGGTGAAGCAAGGGGAGGGCACCGGCCCGCCCCCCGGTTCCCGGCCGCATCACCGGCTGTTGATTTGCCGTTCGCTCCCGGCTGCCCATCTTTTCAGGGGTCGCATCAGGTCAACCCGCACGCCGGAGGCGTCGTCATGCTCGTCCGCAGGAAACGTGGTTGGGAACGGCCGGAGTCGGAAGCGACCCCGGAGTCCGTCTATCGGGGGCGCCGGGCCATTCTGCGGGGGCTGGCCGCCGGCGGCCTTGTCGGTGGTTTGGCCGGCGGTGGTCTGGTCGGCGGCGCGCGGCCCGCGCATGCCGTGTTCGGCTGGGGCCGCAACGAGCAGGCGGCTCCGGCGACACCCGACCCGACCGCCGACCTTTATCCCGCCAAACGCAACGCGTCGTATGCGCTCGACCGGCCCGTCACCGATGAGTCGCAGGCGACCACCTACAACAATTTCTACGAGTTCGGCTCCCACAAGCAGATCTGGCGCACGGCCCAGCGCATGGAGGTCCGGCCCTGGACCGTGACCATCGACGGCATGGTCGAAAACCCGATCACCCTGGATTTCGACCAGTTGGTCCGGCGGATGCCGCTGGAGGAGCGCCTGTATCGTTTCCGCTGCGTCGAAGCCTGGGCCATGGCCGTGCCGTGGAGCGGCTTCCCGCTCGCCAGCCTGGTCGAATTGGCGCGGCCGCTGTCATCGGCCACGTATCTGGAGATGGCGACCTTCGGATCGGACCGGATACCGCCGTCCGTCGCCACCGGTCTGCGCCAGAACTGGTATCCCTGGCCCTACGTCGAAGGTCTGTCCCTGGACGAGGCCACCAACGAATTGGCGTTCATCGCCACCGGCCTTTACGGAAAGCCGATCCCGGACCAGAACGGGGCGCCGCTGCGTCTCGTCGTGCCCTGGAAGTACGGGTTCAAGAGCGTGAAGTCGATCGTACGCTTCACCTTCACCGACAAGCGCCCGGCCACGTTCTGGGAGAGGATCCAGGCGTCCGAGTACGGGTTCTGGGCGAACGTGAACCCGGATGTGCCGCACCCCCGCTGGAGCCAGGCGCAGGAACGCATGCTGGGGACGGGCGAAATGCGGCCGACGCAGATCTTCAACGGCTACGGGGAGTTTGTCGCCAATCTATACAAAGACCGGCAGGGCGAACGCCTGTATGTGTGACGGGAGCGGTCGGGACGCGGCCGCTTTCCAATCCCGTCACCGTGATGCGGCCTGCGGCGGCCCGGCCGCGACCGCCGCCTGATGCGAAACGGCCTGGGCGATGTCCCAACGCATGTGGAAGGCGTCGAAGAAATCCGATGCCGCGACGGGGGTGGCCCGCAGGTCGATGATCCGGACACCGCCCTTGTCGCCCAGGCTTTCGCCGATCCGGTCGACCAGGGCCGCGACCGCTTCGCGGGTCCCGGGGATCTGTTCGAAATAGGCCGGATTGATCGGCGGCAGGACCACGGCCACCTCGATGCCGCGCGCCCGGACGTCCTCTACCAGGTCCTCGAAGGCTTCGAAGCACGACGGATCGGGATGGATCAGGCCGTAGAACAGGCCGCGCGTGCGCAGGAACCCGGCCGGCACGGTTCGCCGGGGCTGGGATTCGTAGGCGTCGCGCCGCAGCTTTTCGGGATCCCGCCGGGCGTCGGCCATTTCGACCGCCTTGGTCAGGAACCCGACCGGGTCGAAATACTTGCCGTAGAAATAGGCCAGCGGATACCGGCGTTCGATGAACGCGGCGGCGTCGCCGGGGTCGAAGAACCGGGTCGGGGCGTCGCAGTTCCGGAAATCCGCGGGCCCGGTCATCACCACCAACTGCCGGACATGGGGGAAGCGGGACAGGTACCAGCCGGTCAGATACCCGATCTGGTTCATCTGCACGCCCCAGGTCGCACCGTTGTATGCCTTGCCCGGCGGACCGAAGGCGGCACCATCGAAATGCTGGAGTGTCAGGCTGGAGCCGACAGCCAGCACCTCCGGATCCATGGGCGGCCCGTCGCGCAGGCGGCGCAGCTTCTCGTCGAAGTCCACACGGTTGGTGATTGCGGGCGGCGGCAGGTGCTGCGGCCACTTGGCCGCCAGCAGCGTCACGCCACCGGCCAGCACACCGGCACAGGCCAGAAGCCCGGCGGCCAACCCTGCGAGGAAACGGGGGAAGGCTTCGGCCATGGCGTTAGAAATTGAAATAGAGGAAGGCCTTCGGCGCCGCCGAAAAGGCCTGGAGGAGGGCGAAGCACAGCAGCACGCCCAGCATGGCGCCCTGGGGCAGCGTCGGCCGCCATCCACGGAACGGGCGGGGCAGCACCGCGAGCAGACGGGTCCGCGACACGCGGAGGTCGCCGGTGTCGATGCCGTAGCCGAAGCGGCCGACCCATTCCTGGGTGTTCGGCAGACCCCAGACGATCAGGCTCAGCGCGACCAGCCAGGCCATCTGCCGGCCGCCGAAATATTCGGTATGGGCGACGGGCACCCAGGCGCGCAGGTCCACGCCCGCCTTGCCCGCGATCGATCCGGCCACTTCGGGCAGGACGAACCCGTTCAGCCCGGCCATGCCGCCCAGAACGGCCATCGCGTGGGGCACGCTTTCGGACCGGAAGACGACCATGCCCACGGTCACCGCGGCGAACGTCAGCACCACGCCCAACGGCCGCCAGGGCCGGCCCCGGTCCGGGCCGATGCCCCGCACACGCCGCACCGCGCGCCACGCATGGTTGACCACCAGATAGGCCCCGTGCAGCACGCCGAAGAGCACGAACTGCCAGCCGGCGCCGTGCCAGATCCCCGCGAGGGTCATGGTCAGCATGGTCGGGAACGCCAGCAGGACCAGGAACGCCCCGGGCTTTGGCGCGGCGCGGGTCAGGACGGGTTTGCGCGCCTGCATCCGGCGGCGGGTCAGGGCCATGCTGACCGGGTTGTAGACGTAGGCCGTCAGGAACCGGGTCAGCGTGATGTGCCAGCGGGACCAGAATTCGATGATGCCGGCCGTCTTGTAGGGTGAGGCGAAGTTCACCGGC
This region includes:
- a CDS encoding VOC family protein, encoding MSAIAGIDHTLIAAADLEAARATWARLGFTCTPRGRHIGWGTANHCIMFPDDYIELLGIVDASQFVNGLDTTLATRGEGLLGLAFAGDVDAAFTELGPGLVEPPKDLARILELPDGDVTPRFRLLHPTGPGTFPALPAFTTQHLTPELLRRSDWLEHANGARGLEGVTVVVEDPARLTEGYAARFGQNAVFQGRGRLDVRVGPHTLRFLAPERFAKRYPAIALPAALPVPVVMTVLVADLGATAETLRSRGVPTRDVQGTRLVVPPAEATGVVLEFAVS
- a CDS encoding ABC transporter permease encodes the protein MPDILRFVRTPEGAVGLLLLAGPGALAALAPLLVAGDPLDLAGRPLLRPFADPRLPLGTDRLGRDILAGLAYGARSTLSIAAAVMAVALVLGGAVGTVAGYLGGAVDEVLMRIADAVQTVPGFVLALAIVSVAGPTRPAILVALAAGAWTGPARVVRAEVLSLRERPFVEASRLCGRHPLAIAFDTVLPNALAPLVALAPIIVAGAVLAEAALSFLGLGDPNTASWGAMIAEGRAVLATAPHVIMAPGLAVAVTVLAVSLVGEGVAKALAPR
- a CDS encoding elongation factor G → MPNTAGTGTGTNAGNGTRGPRVAALVGPYGSGKTALLEAMLAACGAVKQKGRALDGNRVGDSSPEAKARQMTTEVVTAECAFLGDRWTFLDCPGSVELLLDTQSALMCADMAVVVVDPVPDRALMLRPLLKFLADNGVPHMLFINKVDTLDGTGVRLREVMQVLQSVSRRPLVLRQIPIREGDAIRGYVDLISERAYRYKPGQPSDLIPMPEDARERESEARQALLETLADFDDGLMAQLLEDSVPDKTELYRHLAEDIRKDRIVPVLIGSAERDHGIQRLWKALRHDAPGAAETAARMALDLDGTQTAVQVFRTVHAPHTGKMSIARVWKGMVTDGMTLAGQRVSGLWRVHGHETAKVPRAETGEVVALGRMEELKTGMVATDKAMMPPVAWPVPPQPVFHLAVRAENRNDEVKLSGALQKLAEEDPAFAASFQPDTGELLLSGQGDIHLQLAVERLRSRHNLAVKGVPPRVPYKETIRKGVSHHARFKRQTGGHGQFADVTIEVRPLPRGSGFQFNDRIVGGVVPRQFIPAVEAGVREALVQGPLGFPVVDVAVTLVNGQFHAVDSSEQAFKTAGRMAMSEALPKCEPVLLEPILEVAIQVPTEHTAKVQRLVSGRRGQILGFDGRPGWDGWDEVRAHIPQSEVQDLIVELRSLTQGVGTFSTRFDHLAELVGRLADKVVGQRQAIPA
- a CDS encoding Dps family protein, which encodes MGFQSATQKSAETLQVATGIDEESRKALADGLARVLADTYTLLGKTHGFHWNVTGPMFHSLHEMFQEQYEDLAQAVDEIAERIRALGFHAPGSLSQFLKLTSIQDELGVPTPMQMLEQLVHDNETVSRACREVVSLCHKSEDTVTEDLMNGRMRYHEKAAWMLRASMG
- a CDS encoding MBOAT family O-acyltransferase, with amino-acid sequence MLFHAPEFILAFIPVTLLGFFLLGRLDDKRWAIGWLVALSFVYYGWWRIQDLWLLGASLGFNYVLGRLMSRRPSRLLLAAGVAANLLLLGYFKYLVFVVGVFGAATGVDWAIGRIILPLGISFFTFQQIAYLVDANDGLAHEDSFLNYCLFVVFFPQLVAGPIVHHKEMLPQFGEAGTFRPRASNFAVGLTVFGIGLFKKVVLADGVAGFVNDAFAAAAGTPLTVLEAWGAAVAFSFQIYFDFSGYSDMAVGLARLFGIRLPVNFASPYKTAGIIEFWSRWHITLTRFLTAYVYNPVSMALTRRRMQARKPVLTRAAPKPGAFLVLLAFPTMLTMTLAGIWHGAGWQFVLFGVLHGAYLVVNHAWRAVRRVRGIGPDRGRPWRPLGVVLTFAAVTVGMVVFRSESVPHAMAVLGGMAGLNGFVLPEVAGSIAGKAGVDLRAWVPVAHTEYFGGRQMAWLVALSLIVWGLPNTQEWVGRFGYGIDTGDLRVSRTRLLAVLPRPFRGWRPTLPQGAMLGVLLCFALLQAFSAAPKAFLYFNF
- the msrP gene encoding protein-methionine-sulfoxide reductase catalytic subunit MsrP, with the protein product MLVRRKRGWERPESEATPESVYRGRRAILRGLAAGGLVGGLAGGGLVGGARPAHAVFGWGRNEQAAPATPDPTADLYPAKRNASYALDRPVTDESQATTYNNFYEFGSHKQIWRTAQRMEVRPWTVTIDGMVENPITLDFDQLVRRMPLEERLYRFRCVEAWAMAVPWSGFPLASLVELARPLSSATYLEMATFGSDRIPPSVATGLRQNWYPWPYVEGLSLDEATNELAFIATGLYGKPIPDQNGAPLRLVVPWKYGFKSVKSIVRFTFTDKRPATFWERIQASEYGFWANVNPDVPHPRWSQAQERMLGTGEMRPTQIFNGYGEFVANLYKDRQGERLYV
- a CDS encoding DUF924 family protein, with the protein product MSDPQSVLDFWFSDAAKPMWFAKSDAFDAEVRRRFQSLHEAAAAGELDAWKETAEGCLALVILLDQVPRNIFRGSPRAYATDEAARDLTWHVLDRGFDWEFPDIDRRLFFYLPLEHSEDLDDQETCVRLFEERTPDPEYIRYGRQHRDIIARFGRFPHRNVVLGRESTPEELEFLKGPNSSF